In Devosia chinhatensis, the following are encoded in one genomic region:
- a CDS encoding serine hydrolase domain-containing protein: MSNVEAVMDAAIEKQSIVGAELVVVRHGDIVCRRTAGWFDREAGVPMIDNAIYRLASVTKPIVAATALAMVDKDLIGLDDPVSRHLPWFAPRGADGQPAEITIHHLLTHTAGLAYTYPDDPEITTGLGRTDKSLEENFSRVAQQPLLYAPGTAWLYSVAIDVLGAVLAEVHGGTLEEAVRTHITGPLGMNETGFFVADTSRLAKPYADGTPAMPMGDPQMVPNETGTGPTFSPSRIFNENAFQSGGAGMAGTPGDIARFLEALRNGGGGAIHKDSVALAFSNRIGKVHREDAGQRFGYLGAVIEDPAAANSPSAVGTVNWGGVYGHSWLVDPANGLTIVSMSNTALEGCTGRYPKDLIRAVYADFT, from the coding sequence ATGTCGAACGTCGAGGCGGTGATGGATGCCGCAATCGAAAAGCAATCGATCGTAGGCGCGGAACTGGTAGTCGTGCGACATGGCGACATCGTCTGCCGGCGTACGGCGGGCTGGTTCGATCGAGAGGCGGGCGTGCCGATGATCGACAATGCGATCTATCGGCTGGCGTCCGTGACCAAGCCAATCGTTGCTGCGACGGCGCTGGCCATGGTCGACAAGGATTTGATCGGGCTCGACGATCCGGTGTCACGTCATCTCCCCTGGTTTGCACCACGCGGCGCCGACGGCCAGCCGGCCGAGATCACCATCCACCATTTGCTGACGCACACGGCAGGACTGGCCTATACCTATCCTGACGATCCTGAAATCACGACAGGGCTCGGCCGTACCGACAAGAGCCTTGAAGAAAACTTCTCGCGCGTGGCGCAGCAGCCCCTGCTCTATGCGCCGGGAACGGCATGGCTCTATTCGGTGGCCATCGATGTCTTGGGCGCGGTGCTGGCAGAGGTGCATGGTGGCACGCTGGAAGAGGCAGTGCGCACCCATATTACCGGGCCGCTAGGCATGAACGAGACGGGATTTTTCGTGGCCGACACCAGCCGTCTGGCCAAGCCCTATGCGGATGGTACGCCAGCCATGCCGATGGGCGATCCACAAATGGTGCCCAACGAAACGGGCACGGGCCCGACTTTTTCACCATCGCGAATCTTCAACGAGAACGCCTTTCAATCCGGCGGCGCCGGCATGGCCGGGACGCCGGGAGACATCGCACGGTTTCTCGAAGCGCTGCGGAACGGCGGCGGTGGCGCCATTCACAAGGACAGCGTGGCCCTGGCCTTTTCCAATCGCATCGGCAAAGTGCATCGCGAGGATGCGGGGCAGCGCTTCGGCTATCTCGGCGCCGTGATCGAGGATCCCGCCGCAGCCAATTCGCCATCGGCTGTGGGCACGGTGAATTGGGGCGGGGTCTATGGCCATTCCTGGCTTGTCGATCCGGCGAACGGGCTTACGATAGTGTCGATGAGCAATACGGCGCTCGAGGGGTGCACGGGACGGTATCCCAAGGACCTCATCCGTGCCGTCTATGCCGATTTCACCTGA
- the argS gene encoding arginine--tRNA ligase codes for MDIFALFTTRVIEALRADHPELEDSLLARVVVEPPRDASHGDLSTNAAMVVAKPLGKNPRELATALAGRFAQAPDVESVEVAGPGFINFRLSNAIWHQVLKAVGAQGESYGRSDVGQGERVNVEYVSANPTGPMHVGHTRGAVFGDALASLMAWSGYDVTREYYINDTGGQTLILGRSALLRYREALGETIEIPSGFYPGDYLIPVGEALKAEWGASLLDKPEEEAVLIAREAALGAMMVLIKADLAQLNIHHDVFFSERQLHGAGGDIEKTLAWLREEGMVYEGRLDAPKGKTPEDWEDREQTLFRAKDYGDDTDRALIKSDGSYTYFAADIAYHRNKYLRGFKHMVNVLGADHSGYVKRLQAAVKAVSHGEAEIDVRICQLVRLLKNGEPFKMSKRSGDLVTLSDVVEEVGSDATRFMLLFRRNDASMDFDFALVKEQTRDNPVFYVQYAYARACSIFRTAERDMAGLDISPAALSAAEVERLSSAADIELIRLIGAWPRTVAAAALAHEPHRIAFYVHDLAAAFHGFWAKGKDDVDLRFVNASDPTLTLARLALVDAVRQVIRNGLGILGVSAPEELS; via the coding sequence ATGGATATCTTCGCCCTCTTCACCACCCGGGTCATCGAAGCCCTGCGTGCCGACCATCCGGAGCTGGAGGACAGCCTGCTCGCGCGCGTCGTGGTCGAGCCCCCGCGAGATGCGTCCCACGGCGATCTCTCCACCAATGCGGCCATGGTCGTGGCCAAGCCTCTCGGCAAGAATCCTCGTGAGCTGGCCACCGCGTTGGCTGGCCGCTTCGCCCAGGCTCCGGACGTCGAATCGGTGGAAGTGGCGGGCCCCGGCTTCATCAATTTCCGTCTCTCCAACGCCATCTGGCATCAGGTGCTCAAGGCCGTCGGCGCTCAGGGCGAAAGCTATGGCCGCAGCGATGTGGGCCAGGGTGAGCGGGTCAATGTCGAATATGTTTCGGCCAATCCCACCGGTCCGATGCATGTGGGCCATACGCGTGGCGCGGTGTTCGGCGATGCGCTGGCGTCGCTCATGGCCTGGTCCGGCTATGACGTCACGCGCGAATATTACATCAACGACACTGGCGGGCAGACACTCATCCTCGGACGCTCCGCCCTCTTGCGTTATCGCGAGGCCCTGGGCGAAACCATCGAAATTCCATCGGGCTTCTACCCGGGCGATTATCTGATCCCGGTCGGTGAAGCGCTCAAGGCCGAGTGGGGAGCCTCGCTGCTCGATAAGCCCGAGGAAGAGGCCGTGCTGATTGCGCGCGAAGCTGCTCTGGGCGCCATGATGGTGCTGATCAAGGCCGATCTGGCCCAGCTCAATATCCATCACGACGTCTTCTTCTCCGAGCGCCAGCTTCATGGCGCCGGCGGCGACATCGAAAAGACGCTCGCCTGGCTGCGCGAGGAGGGCATGGTCTATGAGGGGCGGCTCGATGCCCCCAAGGGCAAGACCCCCGAGGACTGGGAAGATCGCGAACAGACCCTGTTCCGCGCCAAGGACTACGGTGATGACACCGACAGGGCGCTGATCAAGTCCGATGGCTCCTACACCTATTTCGCCGCCGACATCGCCTATCACCGCAACAAATATCTGCGCGGCTTCAAACACATGGTCAATGTGCTGGGCGCTGATCACTCCGGCTACGTCAAGCGCCTGCAGGCTGCCGTCAAGGCTGTGTCCCATGGCGAAGCCGAGATCGACGTGCGCATCTGCCAGCTCGTGCGCCTGCTCAAGAACGGCGAGCCGTTCAAGATGTCCAAGCGCTCTGGCGACCTGGTCACGCTTTCCGACGTGGTCGAGGAAGTCGGTTCCGACGCAACGCGCTTCATGCTGCTGTTCCGCCGCAACGACGCTTCGATGGATTTCGACTTCGCGCTGGTCAAGGAACAGACCCGCGATAACCCGGTCTTTTACGTGCAATATGCCTATGCCCGAGCCTGTTCGATCTTCCGTACAGCCGAGCGCGACATGGCCGGCCTCGACATTTCCCCTGCGGCATTAAGCGCAGCAGAGGTCGAACGTCTGTCGAGCGCCGCCGATATCGAGCTCATCCGCCTCATCGGCGCCTGGCCCCGCACCGTCGCTGCTGCGGCGCTGGCCCACGAGCCGCATCGCATCGCCTTCTATGTTCATGACCTGGCCGCAGCCTTCCACGGCTTCTGGGCCAAGGGTAAGGATGACGTCGATTTACGATTTGTTAACGCATCTGACCCGACTTTGACGCTGGCTCGACTCGCACTTGTGGACGCTGTACGGCAAGTCATCCGCAACGGCCTAGGCATCCTGGGAGTGAGCGCGCCCGAGGAGCTTTCATAA
- a CDS encoding HesB/IscA family protein → MTDAALADRPAVTLSDRAAKRVARIIGKEAPGTVLRVSVAGGGCSGFQYEYNLVQETPNADDLVLQKGEAIVLIDSLSLEFMGGSEIDFVDDLIGQSFQIKNPNAVASCGCGTSFAV, encoded by the coding sequence ATGACAGACGCTGCCCTCGCCGATCGCCCCGCCGTAACCCTTTCGGACCGCGCCGCCAAGCGTGTCGCGCGCATCATCGGCAAAGAAGCCCCCGGCACCGTGCTTCGGGTGTCAGTGGCCGGCGGCGGGTGCTCGGGGTTCCAGTACGAATATAACCTCGTGCAGGAGACGCCGAACGCGGATGACCTCGTTTTGCAAAAGGGGGAGGCAATCGTGCTGATCGATTCCCTTAGCCTCGAATTCATGGGCGGATCGGAGATCGATTTCGTCGATGACCTGATCGGCCAGTCGTTCCAGATCAAGAATCCGAACGCCGTCGCGTCCTGCGGTTGCGGCACGAGTTTCGCCGTTTAG
- a CDS encoding SPOR domain-containing protein, translating into MAAQSDAQDDLIAELARLMADDARSDQAPRPQRPPEAEKAPLIRIPGGDAPSVQSTGINKIRIPGAANAAEPGPFNFDFGVAPKRPAPAQVEPSFAREEPKPSAAAPVPADDGLDHDGLADLIAAELANELTAEPAPPTTSRTEDNFGTPPVFGLGAPPPTPSPAPELPQQPAPVAIQPAAPVVPVQHDPVAEVQPVSEPLIETPVEPQLRDTPPSSDALRDIEQLIAPVVQKAQKDAETNRAPSPALRSLATPTLPVVGKTEPVRPRKSSEVGSVDDAILAAAAASGARVEWVNPEIDQQDVETAEVPVAPRRRGFRLSRSVAGPLVAVSLLGIAGFGLYWLLGQGGAPSGPAPLLVADTTPVKDVPEPTEPTTQQSVVFNEISGANNPADEQLVPRDQADQAALDEAVSGTSAGNVISSGDTGGVDPNQEGLVNRKVRTVTVRPDGTIISGTSGMAGSAILPVERPNVPEVPGATSTAPDLIADTIAATEDAAATAALPAAEATPTPAATPATTPVTPGSVVPVVDATGAAISGRTVTIPSTRPADFAQTAAGALAASSVPATPPAQAATTTPAAATPISDTTSGAAAYVQLASQRSEDAARQSAQAMNTRYGVLFAGVAPEIQRVDLGERGIYYRVLVGAPSREAAANICTNIRAAGGDCLLP; encoded by the coding sequence ATGGCCGCACAGAGCGACGCACAGGACGATCTCATTGCCGAACTGGCTCGGCTCATGGCCGACGATGCCCGTTCGGATCAGGCACCGCGCCCGCAGCGCCCGCCTGAAGCTGAAAAAGCGCCGCTGATCCGTATTCCGGGCGGCGATGCGCCTTCCGTCCAGTCGACTGGTATCAACAAGATCCGTATCCCGGGTGCCGCAAACGCAGCCGAGCCGGGACCGTTCAATTTTGATTTCGGCGTAGCGCCGAAGCGCCCCGCGCCTGCCCAGGTCGAACCAAGCTTTGCACGCGAAGAGCCCAAGCCTTCCGCGGCCGCACCCGTACCGGCCGATGACGGCCTCGACCATGACGGTCTCGCCGACCTCATCGCCGCCGAGCTGGCAAACGAGCTGACCGCTGAACCGGCGCCGCCCACGACTTCGCGCACCGAAGACAATTTTGGCACGCCGCCGGTCTTTGGCCTCGGTGCGCCACCGCCCACGCCGAGCCCGGCGCCCGAACTGCCGCAACAGCCGGCGCCGGTCGCCATTCAGCCCGCTGCGCCGGTTGTCCCGGTTCAACACGATCCGGTCGCAGAAGTGCAGCCGGTGTCCGAACCGCTCATCGAGACGCCGGTCGAGCCGCAATTGCGCGACACGCCGCCCTCCAGCGACGCCCTGCGCGACATCGAGCAATTGATTGCCCCTGTCGTTCAGAAGGCGCAAAAGGACGCTGAAACCAATCGTGCGCCAAGCCCCGCGCTGCGCAGCCTTGCCACCCCGACCCTGCCGGTTGTCGGTAAGACCGAACCCGTGCGTCCGCGCAAATCATCCGAAGTGGGTTCCGTCGACGATGCAATACTGGCTGCCGCAGCTGCCAGCGGCGCGCGGGTCGAATGGGTGAACCCCGAAATCGATCAGCAGGACGTTGAGACTGCCGAGGTCCCGGTTGCGCCGCGCCGCCGCGGCTTCCGTCTGTCGCGCTCCGTTGCCGGGCCGCTCGTCGCCGTTAGCCTTCTGGGCATTGCCGGTTTCGGCCTCTACTGGCTGCTGGGGCAGGGTGGTGCGCCCTCTGGCCCTGCGCCGCTTCTGGTCGCCGATACCACTCCGGTCAAGGACGTGCCGGAGCCGACCGAGCCCACCACGCAGCAATCGGTGGTATTCAACGAAATCTCGGGCGCCAACAATCCCGCTGACGAACAGCTCGTGCCGCGCGATCAGGCCGATCAGGCCGCTCTGGATGAGGCCGTTTCCGGCACGTCCGCGGGCAATGTGATTTCGTCCGGCGATACCGGTGGTGTCGACCCGAACCAGGAAGGCTTGGTCAACCGCAAGGTGCGTACCGTCACCGTTCGCCCGGATGGCACCATCATCAGCGGCACCAGCGGTATGGCAGGCTCCGCCATCCTGCCCGTCGAGCGCCCCAATGTTCCCGAGGTTCCGGGCGCCACTTCAACTGCGCCCGATCTCATTGCCGATACTATCGCAGCGACCGAAGATGCGGCGGCAACAGCCGCATTGCCCGCCGCCGAGGCTACGCCGACGCCTGCTGCCACTCCTGCGACCACACCTGTAACGCCGGGCTCCGTCGTGCCCGTGGTCGATGCCACAGGGGCCGCCATTTCGGGCCGCACCGTCACCATTCCATCGACACGTCCGGCCGATTTTGCTCAGACGGCGGCAGGTGCTCTGGCGGCCTCGTCCGTTCCCGCAACCCCACCGGCTCAAGCTGCCACGACAACCCCTGCCGCAGCCACGCCCATCAGTGATACAACGAGTGGCGCTGCTGCCTATGTCCAGCTGGCCTCCCAGCGCAGCGAGGATGCTGCCCGTCAATCCGCTCAGGCGATGAACACCCGCTATGGCGTGCTCTTCGCCGGCGTCGCGCCCGAAATCCAGCGGGTCGATCTTGGCGAGCGCGGCATCTATTATCGCGTACTCGTCGGTGCCCCGTCCCGCGAGGCGGCCGCTAACATTTGCACCAATATCCGCGCTGCCGGCGGCGACTGCCTCTTGCCCTGA
- the xth gene encoding exodeoxyribonuclease III, translated as MRIATWNINGIKARIELLLRWLEEEKPDIVGLQEIKTVDEGFPRSEIEALGYNIETHGQKSWNGVALLSKLPFDEVHRGLPGEDADEQARLIEGVFSVEGGVVRVCNIYLPNGNPVDTEKFPYKLRWMDRLNRFVEGRLQFEEPFVLMGDFNLIPAPLDAHDPDAWWGDALYRPESLERFRILRNMGMTDALRAVNSEEAYTFWDFQAGAWRRNAGIRIDHLMLSPLAADRLDDVSVHKDVRGWDKPSDHVPVEGVFSF; from the coding sequence CTGCGCATTGCAACCTGGAACATCAACGGCATAAAGGCTCGCATCGAGCTGTTGCTGCGCTGGCTCGAGGAGGAAAAGCCCGACATCGTGGGCCTGCAGGAAATCAAGACCGTGGACGAAGGCTTTCCGCGCAGCGAGATCGAGGCGCTGGGCTATAATATCGAAACCCATGGCCAGAAAAGCTGGAACGGTGTGGCGCTGCTGTCAAAGCTTCCCTTCGACGAAGTGCATCGCGGATTGCCCGGCGAGGATGCGGACGAGCAGGCGCGGCTGATCGAAGGCGTCTTCTCTGTCGAAGGCGGCGTGGTGCGCGTCTGCAATATCTACTTGCCGAACGGTAACCCGGTGGATACGGAAAAATTCCCGTACAAGCTGCGCTGGATGGACCGGCTCAACCGCTTCGTGGAAGGCCGGCTGCAGTTCGAAGAACCCTTCGTGCTCATGGGCGATTTCAACCTGATCCCTGCCCCGCTCGATGCGCATGATCCCGATGCATGGTGGGGCGACGCACTTTATCGGCCCGAGAGTCTCGAGCGCTTCCGTATCCTGCGCAATATGGGGATGACCGACGCCTTGCGGGCGGTCAATTCGGAAGAGGCCTATACGTTCTGGGATTTCCAGGCGGGGGCGTGGCGGCGCAATGCGGGCATCCGCATCGACCACCTCATGTTATCGCCGCTGGCGGCAGACCGACTGGACGATGTCTCGGTGCACAAGGACGTGCGCGGGTGGGACAAGCCCAGCGATCACGTGCCGGTAGAAGGCGTGTTCAGCTTCTGA
- a CDS encoding deoxyguanosinetriphosphate triphosphohydrolase: MSETASYASKPEMSLGRLYDTGPSPTRNEFQRDRDRIIHSTAFRRLQHKTQVFLAHEGRHFRNRLTHTLEVSQIARSIARSLQLNEDLAEALALSHDLGHTPFGHAGERALHRAMHAYGGFDHNVQALRVVTLLENRYAEHDGLNLTWETLEGILKHNGPLLDAEGRPAGRYVEEGLPAGLDLIAIPADLRLSTYASLEAQVAAIADDIAYNAHDIDDALRAELVTLDDFLGVPMVGPIVAEVQALYPSIAVNRQTHEVQRRMITRSVEDVIRTSADNIAASGVQSAEDVRLAGRSLVTFSQPVGEAEKGLKHFLFTRVYRHGSVMEPVLESEAVVERLFARYMADPDMPGRWGKAGRAVEGERRARIIADFIAGMTDPYALDEHQRLFDARPDFR, translated from the coding sequence ATGAGCGAGACCGCCTCCTACGCCAGCAAGCCCGAAATGTCCCTCGGGCGTCTTTACGACACCGGCCCGAGCCCGACGCGCAACGAATTCCAGCGCGACCGCGACCGCATTATTCATTCGACGGCTTTTCGCCGCCTGCAGCACAAGACCCAGGTGTTTCTTGCCCATGAGGGGCGCCATTTCCGCAATCGGCTGACCCACACGCTCGAAGTCAGCCAGATCGCCCGGTCCATCGCGCGGTCACTGCAGCTCAACGAAGACCTCGCCGAGGCCTTGGCGCTCAGTCATGATCTCGGCCATACGCCCTTCGGACATGCGGGCGAGCGGGCCCTGCATCGCGCCATGCATGCCTATGGCGGCTTCGATCACAATGTGCAGGCGCTTCGTGTCGTCACCCTGCTCGAGAATCGCTATGCCGAGCATGATGGCCTGAACCTCACCTGGGAAACACTTGAGGGCATCCTCAAGCATAATGGTCCGCTGCTCGATGCCGAGGGGCGTCCGGCGGGCCGATATGTGGAGGAGGGGCTGCCCGCCGGCCTCGACCTCATCGCCATCCCGGCCGACCTTCGGCTGTCCACTTACGCGAGCCTTGAGGCCCAGGTCGCCGCCATCGCCGACGATATCGCCTACAATGCCCATGACATCGACGACGCACTGCGCGCCGAACTGGTCACACTTGATGATTTTCTCGGCGTCCCCATGGTCGGGCCGATCGTCGCAGAGGTGCAGGCGCTCTATCCTTCGATCGCCGTCAACCGGCAGACGCACGAAGTCCAGCGCCGCATGATCACCCGCTCGGTGGAAGACGTCATCCGCACCAGCGCGGACAATATCGCCGCCTCCGGCGTGCAAAGTGCCGAAGATGTGCGGCTGGCGGGCCGGAGCCTCGTGACGTTTTCCCAGCCCGTCGGCGAGGCCGAAAAGGGGCTCAAGCACTTTCTCTTCACCCGTGTCTATCGCCATGGCTCGGTCATGGAACCGGTGCTCGAAAGCGAGGCTGTCGTCGAACGCCTCTTTGCCCGTTACATGGCCGATCCGGACATGCCGGGACGCTGGGGCAAAGCGGGCAGGGCGGTGGAGGGGGAGCGACGCGCCCGCATCATTGCCGATTTCATCGCCGGCATGACCGATCCTTACGCGCTCGACGAGCATCAGCGCCTGTTTGACGCTCGTCCGGATTTCCGTTAA
- a CDS encoding segregation and condensation protein A codes for MTSAQTEWFDVPQPALAADVLHVDVDGYEGPLDLLLDLARRQKVDLAGISVLSLARQYLAFIDRVREGRIEVAADYLVMAAWLAYLKSRLMVPQAADDDEPSGEMLAAMLQFRLQRLEAMRGAAARLMARSRLGIHIFGRGAPEPLEIARRSIWDASLYDVLKAYSSQRERGIATDYAPFVRKVWSLQDARDILQRLIGDSADWVSLDAYLAQYLASPADRATVRASTFASSLELVRQGEIDMRQGQTFGPLLVRRRQRDET; via the coding sequence ATGACGAGCGCCCAGACCGAGTGGTTCGACGTGCCGCAGCCAGCGCTTGCCGCCGATGTGCTGCATGTGGACGTGGACGGCTATGAAGGGCCACTGGATCTTCTCTTGGACTTGGCCCGGCGCCAGAAGGTTGATCTGGCCGGAATTTCCGTTCTGTCGCTGGCGCGGCAATATCTCGCCTTCATAGATCGGGTGCGCGAGGGCCGGATCGAGGTTGCTGCCGATTACCTGGTGATGGCGGCTTGGCTGGCCTATCTCAAAAGCCGGCTCATGGTGCCGCAGGCGGCTGACGATGATGAGCCGAGCGGGGAAATGCTCGCTGCAATGCTGCAATTCCGTTTGCAGCGGCTCGAGGCCATGCGCGGCGCAGCCGCGAGGTTGATGGCCCGCTCCCGGCTCGGCATCCACATATTTGGACGCGGCGCTCCGGAACCGCTCGAAATTGCCAGGCGCTCTATCTGGGACGCCAGCCTCTATGACGTGCTCAAGGCCTATTCCAGCCAGCGCGAGCGCGGCATCGCTACCGATTACGCCCCGTTCGTGCGCAAGGTCTGGTCGCTTCAGGATGCGCGCGACATTCTGCAAAGGCTGATCGGCGACAGCGCTGACTGGGTTTCCCTTGATGCTTACCTGGCGCAATACCTGGCCAGCCCTGCCGATCGGGCCACCGTTCGGGCCTCCACCTTCGCTTCGAGCCTGGAATTGGTGCGGCAGGGTGAGATCGACATGCGCCAGGGCCAGACCTTCGGGCCCTTGCTCGTCCGCCGCAGGCAGCGGGACGAAACCTGA